Below is a window of Stappia sp. DNA.
GAGCCGACCCGGCTGACCCCGGCGGAGGCGGCTCTTCTGGTCGCGCTTCCCCAATCCCCCGAGGCGCGCCGCCCGGACCGGGATCCGGACGCCGCGCGCCGGGCCCGCGACCGGGTGCTGGACACCATGCTTGCGCGCGGCGTGCTCTCCGCCGATGCGGTGGCGGCGGCGCGGCGCACGCCCGTGCCGGACAGTCGCCGCGCCGTGCCCCGTCTCGCGCCGCATGCGACCCGCGCGGCACTTGGGCTCGACGCGCGTACGGAAGTGCGGCTCACGCTCGACGCCGGGCTGCAGGCGCGGCTGGAGCGTCTGGTCGCCGATCACGCCCGGCGGCTCGGCCGGCATGTTTCGGTGGCGGTGATGGTCGCGGATCACGCCACCGGCGAGATCCTGGCGCGGGTCGGCTCGCCGGGCCTGCTCGAGACCGAACGGCGCGGCCATGTCGACATGACCCGCGCGGTGCGTTCGCCCGGCTCGACGCTCAAGCCGCTGATCTACGGGCTCGCCTTCGAGGAGGGGGTGGCCCATCCCGACAGTCTGATCGACGACACGCCGACGACGCTCGCCGGCTATTCGCCCACCAATTTCGATCTGGCGTTTCAGGGCACGGTGCGGGTGCGCGAGGCGCTGGAAGCCTCGCTCAACGTCCCGGCCGTCGCGCTGCTCGACGCGGTCGGCGTGTCGCGGCTTTTGGCGCGGCTGACGCGCGCCGGGATAGAACCGCGTCTGCCGGAGGGCGCGCGGCCCGGACTGGCGCTGGCGCTCGGCGGCTTCGGTCTGACGCTGGAGGATCTGGTGACGCTCTACGCGGGCCTGGCGCGCGGCGGCGATCCGGTCGCGCTGCGCATGGAGATGGCGGCACCGTCGGCAGGCGGCGGCGCGGCGAGGGCGTCTGGCCCCGTCCTGTCGGCGGCGGCGGCCTGGCGGATCGGCGACATCCTCTCCGAGGTGCCGCCGCCGGCGACCGCGCGCGGCGACGGCATCGCCTACAAGACCGGCACCTCCTACGGCTATCGCGACGCCTGGGCCGTCGGCTACGACGGGCGGCATGTGGTCGGCGTGTGGGCCGGGCGGGCCGACGGCTCGCCGGTGAGCGGGCTGACCGGGTATCTCTCCGCCGCGCCGATCCTCTTCGAGGCGTTTCAGCGGGTGTCCCCGGAGCGGGTGCGGCTGCCCGCACCGCCGCCGGGCGTGCCGGACGCGGGCCGCGACCGGGTGCCGGAGCCCCTGCGCCATGCGCGCACGCGTCAGCGTCAGGTCGGCGGGGAAGAGCGGACGGGGCCGGAGATCTTCTATCCACCCGATGGCGCGGTGATCGATCTCGGTCTGTCGCGGGCGGGCGCGGGGCAGTCGCTGATGGTGAAGGCGCGGCGCGGGCGCGGGCCTTATGTGTGGCTTGCCAACGGCAAACCGGTGGAGACGGGCCCCTTCGCGCGCAGCCTCGCGCTCGAGCCGGACGGTCCGGGCACCTCCGTCATCACGGTGATCGACGCGGACGGCCGCGCGGCGCGCGTCCGGGTGCATCTGCGCTGACGCCGCCGCCGGCCATTGCCCGCGCCGACAGCCCCCGCGCCGACAGCCCCCCGCGCCGACAGCCCTATGTGCAGCGTCTTGCGAATTCCGCGATGGTGCGTTGCGTGAGCGGATCCCAAAGGAGCGGGGCGTGGCCCTCGTCCGGCACGGTGAGCGCTTGCGCGCCCGGGTGGCGCCTTTGCATCTCCGTCATGGTCTCCGCGCTCAGGATGTCGGAATGCGCGCCGCGCAGCAGCAGCATGGGCACCTGCGTCACCGCGTCGAACACCGGCCAGAAGTCCGGCACCTCCGCGTCCGGATTGAAATCCGCGAGCGCATGACACAGCGTCTCGTCGTAGTCGAGGCGCACCCCCGGGCCGGGGGCGGTGTCGACATAGAGCTGGCGGGCCAGACG
It encodes the following:
- the pbpC gene encoding penicillin-binding protein 1C — protein: MSPQPARRRMLRAAALLAGCGAAVACVAALAGGLWLTLEVRRAPVAELTRGIEVSRAVLDREGVLLRAFQAPDDRWRLPLAPEAVDPLYLDMLIAYEDRRFREHGGVDPRAIARALVQGVTQGRVVSGASTLTMQVARLLMEEPTRSLALKGRQMALALALEREFTKDEILALYLLRAPFGGNVEGVRAATLAWFGKEPTRLTPAEAALLVALPQSPEARRPDRDPDAARRARDRVLDTMLARGVLSADAVAAARRTPVPDSRRAVPRLAPHATRAALGLDARTEVRLTLDAGLQARLERLVADHARRLGRHVSVAVMVADHATGEILARVGSPGLLETERRGHVDMTRAVRSPGSTLKPLIYGLAFEEGVAHPDSLIDDTPTTLAGYSPTNFDLAFQGTVRVREALEASLNVPAVALLDAVGVSRLLARLTRAGIEPRLPEGARPGLALALGGFGLTLEDLVTLYAGLARGGDPVALRMEMAAPSAGGGAARASGPVLSAAAAWRIGDILSEVPPPATARGDGIAYKTGTSYGYRDAWAVGYDGRHVVGVWAGRADGSPVSGLTGYLSAAPILFEAFQRVSPERVRLPAPPPGVPDAGRDRVPEPLRHARTRQRQVGGEERTGPEIFYPPDGAVIDLGLSRAGAGQSLMVKARRGRGPYVWLANGKPVETGPFARSLALEPDGPGTSVITVIDADGRAARVRVHLR